One Solanum lycopersicum chromosome 4, SLM_r2.1 DNA window includes the following coding sequences:
- the LOC101259330 gene encoding uncharacterized protein → MLEASSNMDPPRNEGDMKPTNLEEVKEEGPLFSCNLFDAEMVRKVAQEFLTGLASACVDNTTGGLFKSPASMAVDIRREMVDYLIQRSETFVAESVVLEGGTETIVSDNPYDNISDFIDDFGQSKRNFFSRVSGWLLSERREDRIDDFVQEMEINGFWLMARRETVAQTVIRNVDFKNTFHCNMKSKSEEELARHVISCGFREIHCENEGCNARFSAAQHEQHDSECPFKILQCEQKCPEMLMRREMDRHCITICTMKLVNCSFYPVGCQSTVPQCKADEHRKENLQSHLVYILKLIYKEASSEALKKRAQQLEQATSGGRLAAARDARSLTTAIKNINAKLGPLEVEKKIEVNPELTEQKGEGTDVSSKNEKSPDSPKTQHDLAATPAKVESPTKSVDVVEPTSKAQVQEDSIDISYNKHRSTEPLVKNVLSPTALNEESSKSPQDVTTSSSKSEESTLSPMKHKDSSSPEIDTHETKDSTPSPKKQHDSTASAPKMSTHEPNPSPKQHHDSTASSPKMSTHDPNPSPKKHHDSTASSPKMIIHDSTPSPKKHHESTTSSPKTGMHESTPSPKKHHECTSSSPKTGRHESTTSPMKHHDSTTSSPKMVTHESTPSPKKHHDSTTSSPKVSTHEST, encoded by the exons ATGTTGGAAGCTTCTTCAAACATGGATCCCCCTAGAAATGAAGGGGATATGAAACCAACAAATCTTGAAGAAGTAAAAGAGGAAGGTCCTCTCTTTTCTTGTAATCTATTTGATGCAGAAATGGTTCGAAAGGTAGCACAGGAATTCCTTACAGGATTAGCCTCTGCTTGTGTTGACAACACGACTGGTGGTTTATTCAAGAGCCCTGCTTCTATGGCTGTTGATATCAGAAGAGAAATGGTCGACTATCTTATCCAGAGAAGTGAGACATTCGTTGCTGAATCAGTTGTTTTAGAAGGTGGAACAGAAACCATAGTGTCGGACAACCCTTATGATAACATTTCAGATTTCATCGATGATTTTGGTCAGTCCaagagaaatttttttagtaGGGTTTCAGGTTGGTTACTAAGTGAAAGAAGAGAGGAtagaatagatgattttgtaCAAGAAATGGAAATAAATGGCTTTTGGTTGATGGCTAGGAGGGAAACCGTGGCACAAACAGTAATTCGAAACGTTGATTTCAAAAACACCTTTCACTGCAATATGAAGTCTAAGTCTGAAGAAGAGCTTGCGAGACATGTCATTTCATGTGGTTTCAGGGAAATACACTGTGAAAATGAGGGTTGTAATGCAAGATTTAGTGCAGCTCAACATGAACAACATGATTCGGAGTGTCCTTTCAAAATACTTCAGTGTGAGCAGAAGTGCCCAGAAATGCTTATGAGACGTGAAATGGACCGGCATTGTATAACTATTTGTACAATGAAGCTTGTCAATTGTTCCTTTTATCCCGTTGGTTGCCAATCGACTGTTCCGCAATGCAAAGCAGACGAACACCGTAAAGAGAATCTCCAATCTCACTTGGTCTacattttaaaacttatttacaAGGAAGCATCTTCAGAAGCTCTTAAGAAAAGGGCTCAACAATTGGAACAG GCAACATCAGGTGGACGATTAGCAGCTGCTCGTGATGCAAGATCATTAACAACTGCAATTAAGAATATTAATGCAAAGCTTGGACCATTGGAGGTTGAGAAAAAGATAGAAGTCAATCCGGAGTTGACAGAACAAAAAGGAGAGGGAACGGATGTATCCAGCAAGAATGAAAAGTCTCCAGACTCACCCAAGACTCAGCATGACCTTGCAGCTACGCCCGCCAAAGTGGAGTCACCTACCAAATCAGTGGATGTTGTGGAACCAACTAGCAAAGCACAAGTGCAAGAAGACTCAATAGATATATCCTACAACAAACATAGGAGCACCGAACCTCTGGTAAAAAATGTATTATCTCCAACAGCGCTTAATGAAGAATCTTCTAAGTCACCTCAAGACGTCACAACTTCCTCATCCAAAAGTGAAGAGTCTACCCTATCCCCCATGAAACACAAAGACTCTTCCTCACCTGAAATCGATACACATGAAACTAAAGATTCTACGCCATCACCCAAAAAACAACATGACTCCACTGCTTCCGCACCCAAAATGAGTACACATGAGCCTAATCCATCACCAAAACAACACCATGACTCCACAGCTTCCTCACCTAAAATGAGTACACATGATCCTAATCCATCACCAAAAAAACACCATGACTCCACAGCTTCCTCACCCAAAATGATTATACATGACTCTACTCCATCACCAAAGAAACACCACGAGTCTACAACTTCCTCACCTAAAACGGGTATGCATGAGTCTACTCCGTCACCAAAGAAACACCATGAGTGTACATCTTCCTCACCTAAAACGGGTAGACATGAGTCTACGACATCACCAATGAAACACCATGACTCCACAACTTCCTCCCCTAAAATGGTTACTCATGAATCTACTCCATCACCGAAAAAACACCATGACTCCACAACTTCTTCACCTAAAGTGAGTACACATGAGTCTACATAA